Genomic window (Asticcacaulis excentricus CB 48):
GGGCGCCGAGGCCATCCATCCGGGCTATGGCTTCCTATCGGAAAACGCTGAGTTTGCGGAAGCCTGCGCCGCCGCCGGGATCGTCTTTGTCGGCCCGACGCCAGAAGCTATTCGGGCCATGGCATTGAAAGGCGCGGCCAAGGCGCTCATGGAGGGCGCTGGCGTGCCCGTCACTCCCGGCTATCATGCAGAGGCGCAGGACGAGACGATCCTGCTCACGGCCGCGCGTGAGATCGGCTTCCCCGTCCTGATCAAGGCCGTGGCCGGCGGCGGCGGCAAGGGTATGCGTCGCGTCGACAATGAATCTGATTTTCCAGAACTCTTGAAATCTTGTCAAGGCGAAGGGCAAAGCGCGTTTGGCGATCCGCGCGTCCTGATCGAAAAATACATTGAAGTGCCGCGTCATATCGAGATTCAGTTGTTTGCCGACAGCCACGGCAACGCCCTTCACCTTTATGAACGCGACTGTTCGCTGCAACGGCGCCATCAGAAGGTGATCGAAGAGGCCCCGGCGCCCGGTCTGCCCGAAGCTATGCGTCAGGCTATGGGTAAAGCGGCGGTCACAGCCGCCAAGGCCATTGGCTATCGCGGTGCGGGCACGATTGAGTTTATCGTCGATGTCTCCAAAGGCATCGCGCAAGCGGCCTTTTACTTCATGGAGATGAACACCCGACTTCAGGTCGAACACCCGGTGACAGAGGCCATTACGGGTCTTGACCTCGTCGAATGGCAGTTGCGCGTCGCCGCCGGCGAAGCCCTGCCCCTGACACAGGCTCAGGTGCCGCTCAACGGCCACGCCATCGAAGCGCGTCTCTATGCCGAAGACCCCGAACACGACTTTATGCCGTCCACCGGCACGCTGAACCGTCTCGTCTTTCCGTCCGGGGTTCGCGCCGATTCCGCCGTGGCTCAAGGCGATACGGTCAGCGTCTTTTATGACCCGATGATCAGCAAGCTAATCGTGCATGGCAAGGATCGTGCGGCAGCGCTTGACGCGCTTCGTACCGCCCTGATCCACACCCGCGCCGAGGGGCTGAAGACCAATCTGGCTTTCCTGCGGCGCATCGCCTCCGATCCGGATTTCCGCGCCGGGCAAATCGATACGGGCTTTATCGGCCGCCATGTCGAGCGCCTGACCGCGCCGTGGCCAGATTTGGGGCCGCAGTACGATTTGCTCACCGCTGCGCCCCCAACGCCGTGGCACGATGCGACCGGATTCCGGCTCAACCTCCCCCCCGCGTCGCCGGTCGATGTGCGCCACCTCACGGACGCTCTGGACGAGGCACATGAGGCTTCTGAGGTCCTCGCGCCCATGCCGGGACTGGTTGTCGCGGTACACATCAAAGAGGGCGAAACGGTTGAGAAAAACCAGCCGCTGATCGTGCTGGAGGCCATGAAGATTCAACTGACGCTTAAGGCCCCGCGCGCCGGTGTGGTGACAGGCTTAAGCACCACCACAGGCGAACAGGTCATCGAAAAAGCCGTGTTGCTGAACGTGACATAACCCCCTCACCCGGCGCTTGGCGCCATCCTCTCTCAAGGAGAGGAACTAAAAATGACCTCTCTGCCCCTTCTCCCTTGGGAGAGGACCGGGGCAAGGGGGCAGAGCCACAGGAAACGACCATGACCGATTTTCCGCATCTGCAATTCGCCCACGGCGACGACATCGACGCCCTGCGCGACACGGTAGCGAAGTTCGCCGCCGCCGAAATCGCGCCGCACGCCGCCGAAATTGACCGCACGGATCAGTTTCCTATGCCCCTGTGGCGCAAGATGGGGGATTTGGGCATTCTGGGCCTGACCGCGCCCGACATGTATGGCGGGGCGGAAATGGGCTATCTGGCGCACACCATCGCCATGGAAGAGATCAGCCGCGCCTCAGCCTCGGTCGGCCTGTCCTATGGTGCGCATTCCAACCTCTGCGTCAATCAGATCGTTCGCAACGGCAATGAGGCGCAAAAGGCGCGATACCTGCCGCGCCTGATCAATGGCGAGCACGTCGGCGCTTTAGCCATGTCGGAACCGGGAGCCGGTTCAGACGTCATGTCGATGAAGCTGCGCGCCGAAAAGCGCGGCGAGCATTATGTGCTCAACGGGTCCAAAATGTGGATCACGAACGGGCCGGACGCCGATGTACTGGTCGTTTATGCGCGCACGGCAGAAGGCTCAAAGGGCGTCACCGCCTTCCTGATCGAGAAAGATTTTGCGGGCTTTTCGGTGGCGCAAAAGCTCGACAAGCTAGGGATGCGCGGTTCGCATACAGGCGAACTCGTCTTCGCCGACTGCGAGGTACCCGAAGAGAATGTTTTGAGCACCGAAGGCCGGGGCGCGGCGGTGCTGATGTCGGGTCTCGACTATGAGCGCGTGGTTCTTTCCGGTGGACCTTTGGGCATCATGCGCGCCTGCCTCAACGCGGTTATACCCTATGTGCATGAGCGTC
Coding sequences:
- a CDS encoding acetyl/propionyl/methylcrotonyl-CoA carboxylase subunit alpha is translated as MFRKLLIANRGEIACRIIRTCQRLGIKTVAVYSEADAKALFVRQADEAHLIGPAPAAQSYLRGDVIIEVARRTGAEAIHPGYGFLSENAEFAEACAAAGIVFVGPTPEAIRAMALKGAAKALMEGAGVPVTPGYHAEAQDETILLTAAREIGFPVLIKAVAGGGGKGMRRVDNESDFPELLKSCQGEGQSAFGDPRVLIEKYIEVPRHIEIQLFADSHGNALHLYERDCSLQRRHQKVIEEAPAPGLPEAMRQAMGKAAVTAAKAIGYRGAGTIEFIVDVSKGIAQAAFYFMEMNTRLQVEHPVTEAITGLDLVEWQLRVAAGEALPLTQAQVPLNGHAIEARLYAEDPEHDFMPSTGTLNRLVFPSGVRADSAVAQGDTVSVFYDPMISKLIVHGKDRAAALDALRTALIHTRAEGLKTNLAFLRRIASDPDFRAGQIDTGFIGRHVERLTAPWPDLGPQYDLLTAAPPTPWHDATGFRLNLPPASPVDVRHLTDALDEAHEASEVLAPMPGLVVAVHIKEGETVEKNQPLIVLEAMKIQLTLKAPRAGVVTGLSTTTGEQVIEKAVLLNVT
- a CDS encoding isovaleryl-CoA dehydrogenase; this translates as MTDFPHLQFAHGDDIDALRDTVAKFAAAEIAPHAAEIDRTDQFPMPLWRKMGDLGILGLTAPDMYGGAEMGYLAHTIAMEEISRASASVGLSYGAHSNLCVNQIVRNGNEAQKARYLPRLINGEHVGALAMSEPGAGSDVMSMKLRAEKRGEHYVLNGSKMWITNGPDADVLVVYARTAEGSKGVTAFLIEKDFAGFSVAQKLDKLGMRGSHTGELVFADCEVPEENVLSTEGRGAAVLMSGLDYERVVLSGGPLGIMRACLNAVIPYVHERQQFGAPIGTFQLMQGKIADMYATWGACRAYVYAVAAACDRGETTRKDAAACILYAAEKATWMAGEAIQCLGGNGYVNEYPTGRLWRDAKLYEIGAGTSEIRRMLIGRELFEETK